Proteins from one Orenia marismortui DSM 5156 genomic window:
- a CDS encoding PrsW family intramembrane metalloprotease yields MNIFWLLFVSLLPGLLWVYFFYRKDRYEPEPAALVLKAFIYGALAVVPVGFIETPFARSISNPSNLFILLLLTIGVIGIVEEFAKFAVIRYTIYNSEEFDEPVDGIIYSVSAGLGFAALENLLYTYVFGFQVGLIRAVITSLVHASFSGIMGYYLGKAKIEKQSSLIYKGLISVIILHGVYDFLIMSGLVSNYIVYSMVGLFYVYLIILINRAVEASPFK; encoded by the coding sequence ATGAACATATTTTGGTTGTTATTTGTATCACTGTTACCTGGTCTATTATGGGTCTACTTTTTTTACCGCAAAGATAGATATGAACCAGAACCAGCTGCTTTAGTTTTAAAGGCTTTTATTTATGGAGCTTTGGCTGTGGTTCCTGTTGGATTTATAGAAACTCCTTTTGCTAGATCGATATCCAACCCATCAAATCTTTTTATCTTATTGCTTTTGACAATTGGAGTAATTGGTATAGTAGAAGAATTTGCAAAGTTTGCAGTAATTAGATATACGATTTATAATTCTGAAGAATTTGATGAACCAGTTGATGGAATTATTTATTCTGTATCAGCCGGTTTGGGTTTTGCTGCTTTGGAGAACTTATTATATACCTATGTATTTGGATTTCAGGTTGGGCTAATTAGAGCCGTAATTACGAGTTTAGTTCATGCATCTTTTTCTGGAATTATGGGCTATTATTTGGGTAAAGCAAAGATCGAAAAGCAATCTTCCTTAATTTATAAAGGGTTGATATCGGTTATTATTTTGCATGGAGTTTATGATTTTTTAATTATGAGTGGATTAGTGTCTAATTATATTGTTTATTCTATGGTAGGGCTTTTTTATGTTTATCTAATAATACTAATTAATCGAGCTGTTGAGGCATCTCCTTTCAAATAA
- the ligA gene encoding NAD-dependent DNA ligase LigA, with product MKEIENRVDELRKKIRKHNHYYFVLDGPQISDREYDKLMQELIQLEEEHPELITQDSPTQRVGGEAIDEFNKVEHEIPLLSLAKSFSEEELREFDKRIKKEVDASFNYVVELKIDGLSASLIYRDGLLVQGATRGNGRVGEDVTHNIKTIKSIPLRLDQELNLEVRGEVYFPKDRFVELNQRREESGEEKFANPRNAAAGTLRQLDPKIAANRPLDIFIYDSAYIERESFNLHNKRLEYLQKLGFKLNQEYKLCDNIDEVISYCQEWTEKRNELNYEIDGIVIKVNNLALRDQLGSTAKHPRWAMAYKFPAQQKETQIKDVEITVGRTGSLNPTAILEPILLDGSVVSRATLHNQDEIDRKDIRIGDKVIVQKAGDIIPQVVRVLKEKRTGQEEKFEIPKHCPVCGAEAVRLEGEVVISCTGGACPAQLREEIIHFVQRNAMNIEGVGPSLIQQLLDNDLIQDVADLYYLKKEELMNLDRMGEKSSQNVIAALEKSKDNSLAQLIFGLGIRHVGSRVGQVLAQNYKDIDAIAQADEEELSAINEIGPKIAQSIVSYFDQEQNLNIIKKLKEAGVNLESQTSNIEKTLEAKKIVVTGKLEDFTRKEAKTAITNLGGRVTSSVSKNTDYLVVGENPGSKYDKAQEIGVSILNEAEFKDLIGS from the coding sequence ATGAAAGAGATAGAGAATAGGGTTGATGAGTTAAGAAAGAAGATTCGTAAGCATAACCATTACTATTTTGTTCTAGATGGACCACAGATTAGTGATAGAGAATACGATAAATTAATGCAAGAATTGATCCAATTAGAGGAAGAGCACCCAGAATTAATTACTCAAGATTCGCCAACACAACGAGTGGGTGGAGAAGCTATTGATGAATTTAATAAGGTAGAACATGAAATTCCTTTATTAAGTTTGGCTAAATCATTTTCAGAAGAAGAATTAAGAGAATTTGATAAACGAATCAAAAAAGAAGTTGATGCTAGTTTTAATTATGTAGTAGAATTAAAGATTGATGGACTATCAGCATCATTAATTTATAGAGATGGGTTATTAGTTCAAGGGGCTACTAGAGGAAATGGCCGAGTTGGTGAAGATGTAACCCATAATATTAAAACTATTAAAAGTATTCCTCTTAGATTAGATCAAGAGCTTAATTTAGAGGTTAGGGGAGAAGTTTATTTTCCTAAAGATAGATTTGTAGAATTAAATCAAAGGCGAGAAGAGTCAGGAGAAGAGAAGTTTGCTAATCCTCGTAATGCAGCAGCTGGAACTTTGCGACAGCTTGATCCTAAAATAGCAGCTAATCGTCCCTTAGATATTTTTATCTATGATAGTGCTTATATTGAAAGAGAAAGTTTTAACTTACATAATAAAAGATTAGAGTATCTTCAAAAGTTAGGATTTAAGTTAAATCAAGAATATAAGCTTTGTGATAATATTGACGAGGTTATTAGTTATTGTCAAGAATGGACTGAAAAGAGAAATGAACTGAATTATGAAATTGATGGTATTGTAATTAAGGTAAATAATCTGGCTTTACGTGATCAATTAGGAAGTACAGCAAAGCATCCGCGTTGGGCTATGGCTTATAAATTTCCTGCACAACAGAAAGAGACTCAGATTAAAGATGTAGAGATTACAGTAGGGAGAACCGGTTCTTTAAATCCAACAGCAATCTTAGAACCTATTTTGTTGGATGGTTCTGTGGTTAGTAGAGCTACTTTGCATAATCAAGATGAGATAGACCGTAAGGATATTAGAATTGGGGATAAGGTGATTGTACAAAAAGCTGGTGATATTATTCCACAGGTAGTTCGTGTACTAAAAGAGAAGAGAACTGGTCAAGAGGAGAAATTTGAGATTCCAAAGCATTGTCCAGTTTGTGGTGCAGAAGCAGTAAGATTAGAAGGTGAAGTTGTGATTAGCTGTACTGGTGGAGCTTGTCCTGCCCAATTGCGTGAGGAAATCATACATTTTGTACAAAGAAATGCAATGAATATAGAAGGTGTAGGTCCATCTTTGATCCAACAATTACTAGATAATGATTTAATTCAAGATGTGGCTGATCTTTATTATCTAAAAAAAGAAGAATTAATGAATTTAGATAGAATGGGTGAGAAATCTAGTCAAAATGTGATAGCTGCTTTGGAAAAGAGTAAAGATAACTCTTTAGCACAATTGATCTTTGGATTGGGGATTAGACATGTAGGAAGTAGAGTTGGGCAAGTCTTAGCTCAAAATTATAAAGATATAGATGCTATAGCCCAAGCAGATGAAGAAGAGTTATCTGCTATTAATGAAATTGGACCTAAAATTGCTCAAAGTATTGTTAGCTATTTTGATCAAGAGCAAAACCTTAATATAATAAAAAAATTGAAAGAAGCAGGTGTCAATTTAGAGTCACAAACTTCTAATATTGAAAAAACATTAGAAGCTAAGAAGATTGTAGTTACTGGTAAGTTAGAGGATTTCACTCGTAAAGAAGCCAAAACTGCAATTACTAACTTAGGTGGCAGGGTAACTAGTTCTGTAAGTAAGAACACAGACTATCTAGTTGTAGGAGAAAATCCAGGTTCTAAGTATGATAAGGCCCAAGAGATAGGTGTAAGTATTTTAAATGAAGCAGAGTTTAAAGATTTGATTGGGTCATAG
- a CDS encoding manganese-dependent inorganic pyrophosphatase, with amino-acid sequence MSIYVVGHQNPDTDSICAAVTLANLKQELGEDVEAIRCGKVNAETEFILDKFNIEAPKLVEKLNKGDKVFLVDHNEASQAIAGLEEAELTGVVDHHRIGGLETSGPIYFRNETVGCTSTIVTKMYKENNVEITDEMAGLLLSAILSDTVIFRSPTCTEEDKEIANELASQLGLDVEEYGKELFKAGSVVNVLSAKELVTNDYKEYEFAGDTIGVGQIEIMSLDEVNDNKKGEILNAIDEIVEEKGYKFLLLMVTDIIEEGSLLLYNPEAKDIIAEAFDVEVEETEVYLDGVLSRKKQIIPVLSDYLA; translated from the coding sequence ATGAGTATTTATGTTGTAGGACATCAAAATCCTGACACAGATTCTATCTGTGCGGCAGTTACTTTAGCAAATTTAAAGCAAGAGCTAGGAGAAGATGTGGAAGCAATTAGGTGTGGAAAGGTTAATGCAGAAACAGAATTCATTTTAGATAAGTTTAATATAGAAGCACCTAAATTAGTTGAAAAGCTAAACAAAGGTGATAAAGTATTCTTAGTAGATCATAATGAAGCTAGTCAAGCTATTGCAGGATTAGAAGAAGCAGAGCTAACAGGTGTAGTTGATCACCATAGAATTGGTGGATTAGAGACTAGTGGACCAATCTACTTTAGAAATGAAACAGTAGGCTGTACTAGTACAATTGTTACAAAAATGTATAAAGAAAACAATGTAGAAATTACAGATGAAATGGCTGGTTTATTATTATCTGCAATTTTATCTGATACTGTAATCTTTAGATCTCCAACTTGTACTGAAGAGGATAAAGAGATTGCCAATGAATTAGCTTCACAATTAGGCTTAGATGTTGAAGAGTATGGAAAAGAGTTATTTAAAGCTGGTTCTGTTGTAAATGTATTATCGGCTAAAGAGTTAGTAACTAATGATTATAAAGAGTATGAGTTTGCTGGAGATACTATTGGTGTAGGGCAAATTGAAATAATGAGTTTAGATGAAGTTAATGATAATAAGAAAGGCGAGATTTTAAATGCTATTGATGAAATAGTAGAGGAAAAAGGATATAAATTCTTATTATTAATGGTAACAGATATTATAGAAGAAGGAAGTTTATTACTATATAATCCAGAAGCTAAAGATATTATTGCTGAAGCTTTTGATGTAGAAGTAGAAGAAACAGAAGTTTATTTAGATGGAGTATTATCTAGAAAGAAACAGATTATTCCAGTTTTATCTGATTACTTAGCATAA
- a CDS encoding potassium channel family protein: MKIIIVGGGKKGYQLAKYCHKFAHQVTVIESDEKKVNRLKNELDVNVILGDGTQRKFLEKAKADESNIVVAVTSNDQDNLVICQLAERQFNVPKTLTLVNNPGNEKLFEWLGVNQVISSTSLMLGLIQEEIDIKETSKLWADSIKDLKMHYIQIDEFSPVNTKMVKEINIPDEAILITILRGDEAIVPRGNTIIKAKDTIIALADPEIKDKLLEIIKGKTTEKVS; this comes from the coding sequence ATGAAAATAATTATTGTTGGTGGTGGTAAAAAAGGATATCAATTAGCTAAATACTGCCACAAATTTGCTCATCAAGTAACAGTAATTGAATCAGATGAAAAAAAAGTTAATAGACTAAAAAATGAATTAGATGTTAATGTTATATTAGGCGATGGAACACAAAGAAAATTTTTAGAAAAAGCAAAAGCAGATGAATCAAATATTGTGGTTGCAGTAACAAGCAATGACCAAGATAACTTGGTAATATGCCAATTAGCTGAAAGACAATTTAATGTTCCAAAAACATTAACCTTGGTTAATAACCCAGGAAATGAGAAGCTATTTGAATGGTTAGGTGTTAATCAAGTCATAAGTTCCACTTCATTAATGTTAGGATTAATTCAAGAAGAGATTGATATCAAAGAAACATCGAAACTTTGGGCAGATAGCATCAAAGATTTAAAGATGCACTATATACAAATAGACGAATTCTCTCCCGTTAATACTAAGATGGTCAAAGAAATTAATATACCAGATGAAGCTATATTAATTACCATCTTAAGAGGAGATGAAGCAATAGTTCCTAGAGGGAATACTATTATCAAAGCCAAAGATACAATTATTGCCCTAGCTGATCCTGAAATAAAAGATAAATTATTAGAAATAATAAAGGGAAAAACAACTGAGAAAGTAAGTTAA
- a CDS encoding YeiH family protein — protein sequence MSVVELAKSYKLNLITSRLIKKIPGIILLFVVGYISKIIAGYIPHMEYVLIAILLGILISNTIKLPQIFVAGIESYELWLKLGIVLLGARLVLQNILEIGTIGLILVVLEIIVSIVTVKFLAKKFGLSDKLGSLLGIGIGICGVSAIIGASGAIDADEEEASLAIATILIFGAIMVFLYPLLGQIMDLSDQAFGFWSGLAIDNTAESLATGFAFSEAAGQVATITKLSRNALMGIIILFFALYYAKQGVTEEVENKAKFIWDRFPKFLLGFLLMSLLSTLGFFSKENIANIKHLYKWAFMLSFVGVGFRTEISKMKESGLKPFFVGLGAEVVVSIVTLITILLIY from the coding sequence ATGTCTGTTGTAGAATTAGCAAAGAGTTATAAATTAAATTTGATAACTTCTAGACTAATAAAGAAGATCCCTGGTATAATATTGTTATTTGTAGTGGGGTATATTTCGAAAATCATAGCAGGGTATATTCCTCATATGGAGTATGTGTTAATTGCAATTTTATTAGGAATACTAATTAGTAATACAATTAAATTGCCCCAAATATTTGTAGCAGGAATAGAAAGCTATGAATTATGGTTAAAATTAGGGATTGTTTTATTAGGAGCTAGATTGGTATTACAGAATATATTAGAAATAGGGACAATTGGATTAATACTAGTTGTGTTGGAAATTATAGTATCTATAGTAACTGTAAAATTTCTGGCTAAAAAATTTGGGCTGAGTGATAAATTAGGAAGTTTATTGGGGATAGGAATTGGAATTTGTGGTGTATCAGCAATTATTGGTGCTTCTGGTGCTATAGATGCCGATGAAGAAGAAGCTAGTTTGGCTATAGCTACAATACTGATTTTTGGAGCAATTATGGTATTTTTATATCCGCTTTTAGGCCAAATTATGGATTTGTCAGATCAAGCTTTTGGGTTTTGGTCAGGGTTAGCTATTGATAATACTGCAGAATCTTTGGCAACAGGTTTTGCATTTTCTGAAGCAGCAGGTCAAGTTGCTACTATAACTAAGTTATCTAGAAATGCATTAATGGGAATTATAATCTTATTTTTTGCTCTTTATTATGCTAAACAAGGAGTGACAGAAGAAGTTGAGAATAAAGCTAAATTTATTTGGGATAGATTTCCTAAGTTTTTATTAGGCTTTTTATTGATGTCACTATTATCAACTCTAGGTTTTTTTAGTAAAGAAAATATTGCTAATATTAAGCACCTTTACAAATGGGCATTTATGTTGTCTTTTGTTGGTGTTGGTTTTAGAACGGAAATTTCAAAGATGAAAGAAAGTGGTCTCAAACCATTTTTTGTTGGTTTAGGGGCTGAAGTTGTAGTTAGTATAGTGACTTTAATAACAATTTTACTTATTTATTAA
- a CDS encoding NAD(P)/FAD-dependent oxidoreductase has translation MSKNYDLVIVGAGPAGIFTALELVKKSDLDILILEKGIDIAKRDCPMKSKDIDCIKCKNCSIVCGWGGAGAFSDGKLTLSNEIGGHLDEYIGKERLAELIDYADEVYKKFGAPDKVYGPSKEIIEEINDQAIKAELKFIPSKIRHLGTGHSKSVLSKMKDHLIENGVDVRTGVKVEELIVDGDKIIGVKTSKGEEINSQMVVVAPGRENAEWLTSEAQRLGIRTTINPVDIGVRVELPAAVMKELTDVVYESKFIYHSPTFDDKVRTFCMCPNGEVVNENNNGLITVNGHSHATRKSQNTNFALLVSKTFTEPFKEPITYGKDIAKLANLLGGGVIVQRLGDFLNGRRSTAERIKRGLVTPTLKDATPGDLSLVLPYRHLKAIDEMLQALDKVCPGVYSRHTLIYGVEVKFYSSRLEVNNTLETKIKNLYTAGDGAGITRGLMQASSSGIVIAENILKKIK, from the coding sequence ATGTCCAAAAATTATGATTTAGTAATTGTAGGTGCAGGTCCAGCCGGTATTTTTACTGCATTAGAATTAGTTAAAAAAAGTGATTTAGATATTTTGATCTTAGAAAAAGGTATAGATATAGCAAAAAGAGATTGTCCAATGAAATCTAAAGATATAGATTGTATAAAATGTAAGAATTGTTCTATTGTTTGTGGTTGGGGTGGAGCTGGAGCTTTTAGTGATGGTAAGTTGACTCTCTCCAATGAAATTGGTGGGCATTTAGACGAATATATAGGAAAAGAACGATTGGCTGAGTTAATAGATTATGCAGATGAAGTTTACAAAAAATTTGGGGCTCCTGATAAAGTATATGGACCTTCAAAAGAAATTATAGAAGAAATTAACGATCAAGCTATTAAAGCAGAATTGAAATTTATACCTTCAAAAATTAGACACTTAGGAACTGGTCATAGTAAAAGTGTTCTAAGTAAGATGAAAGATCATTTAATAGAGAATGGAGTGGATGTTAGAACCGGAGTTAAGGTAGAAGAACTTATAGTAGATGGCGATAAAATCATAGGGGTAAAGACTAGTAAAGGAGAAGAGATTAATAGTCAGATGGTTGTAGTTGCTCCAGGTAGGGAAAATGCTGAGTGGCTTACATCAGAAGCACAGAGATTAGGTATTAGAACAACTATTAACCCTGTAGATATAGGTGTTAGAGTGGAATTGCCAGCAGCTGTTATGAAAGAGCTGACTGACGTTGTTTATGAATCTAAGTTTATTTACCATTCTCCCACTTTCGATGATAAAGTTAGAACTTTCTGTATGTGCCCTAATGGTGAGGTGGTAAATGAAAATAACAATGGTTTAATTACAGTTAATGGTCATAGCCATGCTACAAGGAAAAGTCAGAATACTAACTTTGCTTTATTGGTTAGTAAAACATTTACAGAACCTTTCAAAGAACCAATTACTTATGGTAAGGATATTGCTAAATTAGCTAACCTATTAGGTGGAGGAGTAATTGTTCAACGTTTAGGAGATTTCCTCAATGGAAGAAGGTCTACTGCTGAAAGAATTAAGCGTGGATTAGTAACTCCAACATTAAAGGATGCTACTCCTGGTGATTTGAGCCTAGTATTACCATATCGTCACTTAAAGGCTATAGATGAAATGTTACAAGCTTTGGATAAGGTATGCCCTGGGGTTTATTCTCGTCATACACTTATATATGGGGTAGAAGTTAAATTTTACTCTTCTAGACTAGAAGTTAATAATACTTTAGAAACAAAAATTAAGAATTTATATACTGCTGGCGATGGTGCTGGTATTACTCGTGGTTTAATGCAGGCTTCTTCATCAGGAATTGTGATTGCAGAAAATATTTTAAAAAAAATAAAATAG
- the gatC gene encoding Asp-tRNA(Asn)/Glu-tRNA(Gln) amidotransferase subunit GatC, with the protein MKIDKETVEKVAHLARLEVSEEEKDLFAHQLSDILEHAEKLNELDTEDVDPMAHVLEVNNVFREDKVRDSLDRESVLANAPEKDQGMFKVPQIVE; encoded by the coding sequence ATGAAAATCGATAAAGAAACTGTAGAGAAGGTTGCACATTTAGCTAGGTTAGAAGTGAGTGAAGAAGAAAAAGATTTATTTGCTCATCAATTAAGCGATATTTTGGAGCATGCAGAAAAATTAAATGAGCTTGATACAGAAGATGTAGATCCAATGGCTCATGTTCTAGAAGTTAACAATGTGTTTAGAGAAGATAAAGTTAGAGATTCTCTTGATAGAGAATCAGTTTTAGCAAATGCTCCTGAAAAGGATCAAGGAATGTTTAAGGTGCCACAAATTGTAGAATAA
- a CDS encoding AbrB/MazE/SpoVT family DNA-binding domain-containing protein: MKSTGIVRKVDNLGRMVIPIELRRTLGIDTKDPLEIYVDDDKIIFKKYEPACTFCGNAGDTVDFKGKVICTECLGEMTDKAEETA, translated from the coding sequence ATGAAATCAACTGGTATTGTAAGAAAAGTAGATAATTTGGGTAGAATGGTGATTCCAATTGAATTAAGAAGAACTTTAGGAATTGATACAAAGGATCCACTAGAAATTTATGTGGATGACGATAAGATTATCTTCAAAAAGTATGAACCAGCATGTACTTTCTGTGGAAATGCAGGAGATACAGTAGACTTTAAAGGTAAAGTTATTTGTACAGAATGTTTAGGAGAAATGACTGATAAAGCAGAAGAAACTGCTTAA
- a CDS encoding TlpA family protein disulfide reductase, whose translation MKKLIIIMITFILIISFFIGGIISIIFKFKEEAHSKEKVHLPKITLTDLENNKISFNKLAQPTILLFFLPQSKSCQEELDILKKFKNQYPKLNILAIAIGNIDPKKIQELINQSEINYPIIIDKKVKLTEKLSVTAIPTLVFYNPYDKPFITVGLKEETELEKLLKEHLTSLSL comes from the coding sequence ATGAAAAAACTAATTATAATAATGATAACCTTTATTTTAATAATTAGCTTTTTTATTGGTGGAATTATCAGTATTATTTTTAAATTTAAAGAAGAAGCTCATTCAAAAGAAAAAGTTCACCTTCCTAAAATCACTTTAACCGATTTAGAAAATAATAAAATCAGCTTTAATAAACTTGCTCAACCTACTATCTTATTATTCTTTCTTCCACAATCTAAAAGCTGCCAAGAAGAATTAGATATATTAAAAAAGTTCAAAAACCAATATCCTAAGTTGAATATTTTAGCAATTGCTATAGGTAATATTGATCCAAAGAAGATCCAAGAGCTAATTAATCAAAGCGAAATTAATTATCCGATTATAATTGATAAAAAAGTAAAATTAACAGAAAAATTATCCGTTACTGCAATTCCTACCCTAGTATTTTATAATCCCTATGATAAACCATTTATTACTGTTGGACTAAAAGAAGAAACTGAGTTAGAAAAACTTTTAAAAGAACATCTCACATCTCTATCTCTCTAA
- the pcrA gene encoding DNA helicase PcrA, translating into MDILKGLNKEQKMAVEHNQGPLLILAGAGSGKTRVLTHRIAYLIYKYDVSAANILAVTFTNKAAGEMKARIENLISKNSNQIWMSTFHSICVRILRREIKKLGYESNFVIFDTSDQRTLIKNILKELNIDTKKFNPRAVLGRISNAKNELVSEQEFEVNDYFEEIVGQVYSVYQTRLKDNNALDFDDLIMKTVELFEEYPAVLDYYQEKFKYILVDEYQDVNHAQYKLINLLAERYRNICVVGDDDQGIYGFRGADISNILSFEKDYPDTEIIKLEQNYRSTKKILDAAFAVVRNNVNRKEKKLWTENSEGEALKLYKAQSGKEEARYISKEILKLKKKEDYSFEDFTILYRTNAQSRILEQTLIRMDIPYRMIGGLKFYDRKEIKDILAYLRLIYNPDDDISLERIINVPKRGIGATTFGRLNDYARQESISLLDAVYQVDKIDSISSRASNKVRKFGEIIKGLREEAGKLSVLALAEDLLKTTGYLENLKSQGTDDAKNRIDNINELLAGMEEFNQEDPEGKLGDFLEEVALVADIDNLDQDAEAVVLMTLHSAKGLEFPVVFLAGMEEGLFPHSRSMESEDEIAEERRLCYVGITRAEERLYLTYAGYRNVYGRTQYNSPSRFIGEIPDDLFRADEEDDNSEQKVETSQESKFNAGDRIFHIKWGQGTVIAVGYENNLEKITVAFPNEGIKELATKYAKLTKI; encoded by the coding sequence ATGGATATTTTAAAAGGATTAAACAAAGAACAAAAAATGGCTGTAGAACATAATCAAGGACCATTATTAATTTTAGCTGGAGCTGGAAGTGGAAAAACAAGGGTTTTGACCCATAGAATTGCTTATTTGATCTATAAATATGATGTATCAGCAGCAAATATTCTTGCTGTAACTTTCACTAATAAAGCAGCTGGAGAAATGAAAGCTAGAATTGAGAATTTAATTTCAAAAAATAGTAATCAAATTTGGATGAGTACTTTTCATTCTATTTGTGTTCGGATTTTAAGACGAGAAATTAAAAAGTTGGGATATGAGTCCAATTTTGTTATCTTTGATACATCAGATCAAAGAACTTTAATTAAAAATATTTTAAAAGAATTAAATATAGATACTAAGAAATTTAATCCTAGAGCTGTTTTAGGTAGAATTAGTAATGCTAAAAATGAACTAGTGTCAGAACAAGAATTTGAAGTTAATGATTACTTTGAAGAAATTGTAGGACAAGTTTATTCTGTTTATCAAACAAGATTGAAGGATAATAATGCACTAGATTTTGATGACTTAATTATGAAGACGGTAGAGTTATTTGAAGAATATCCGGCAGTTTTAGATTATTACCAAGAGAAATTTAAATACATATTAGTTGATGAGTATCAAGATGTGAATCATGCTCAGTATAAATTAATTAATTTATTAGCTGAACGTTATAGAAATATTTGTGTTGTGGGTGATGATGATCAAGGTATTTATGGTTTTAGAGGTGCCGATATTAGTAATATCTTAAGTTTTGAAAAGGATTACCCTGATACAGAAATAATAAAGTTAGAGCAAAATTATCGCTCCACCAAGAAAATATTAGATGCTGCCTTTGCAGTTGTTCGTAATAATGTTAACAGGAAAGAAAAAAAGTTGTGGACAGAAAATTCTGAAGGTGAAGCTTTAAAATTATATAAAGCACAAAGTGGAAAGGAAGAAGCTCGATATATAAGTAAAGAGATTCTCAAATTAAAAAAGAAAGAGGATTATAGTTTTGAAGACTTTACTATCTTATATCGAACCAATGCTCAGTCTAGAATTTTGGAGCAGACACTAATAAGAATGGATATCCCCTATCGAATGATTGGTGGATTGAAGTTTTATGATCGTAAAGAGATTAAAGATATTTTAGCTTATTTAAGGTTAATCTATAACCCTGATGATGATATAAGTTTAGAAAGAATTATTAATGTTCCCAAAAGAGGTATTGGAGCTACTACTTTTGGTCGCTTAAATGATTATGCTAGACAAGAAAGTATTAGCTTACTAGATGCTGTTTATCAAGTTGATAAGATTGATAGTATTAGTAGTCGTGCCAGTAATAAAGTTAGAAAATTTGGTGAGATTATAAAAGGACTTAGAGAAGAAGCAGGTAAATTATCGGTATTAGCTTTGGCTGAGGATTTATTAAAGACAACTGGATATTTAGAAAACTTAAAATCACAAGGAACAGATGATGCTAAAAATAGAATCGATAATATCAATGAATTATTAGCTGGAATGGAAGAATTTAATCAAGAAGATCCAGAAGGGAAATTAGGAGATTTCTTAGAAGAGGTTGCCTTGGTTGCAGATATTGATAATTTAGACCAAGATGCAGAAGCAGTAGTCTTAATGACCTTACATAGTGCCAAAGGATTGGAGTTTCCAGTAGTCTTTTTAGCTGGTATGGAAGAAGGCCTTTTTCCGCATAGTAGGTCTATGGAAAGTGAAGATGAAATTGCTGAGGAAAGAAGATTGTGTTATGTAGGTATTACTAGGGCTGAAGAGAGATTATATTTAACCTATGCAGGTTATCGTAATGTTTATGGAAGAACTCAATATAATTCACCTTCTCGTTTTATTGGAGAGATTCCAGATGATCTTTTTAGAGCAGATGAAGAAGATGATAATTCAGAACAGAAAGTTGAAACTTCACAAGAAAGTAAGTTTAATGCTGGAGATAGAATCTTTCATATTAAATGGGGACAGGGAACTGTTATTGCAGTGGGTTATGAGAATAATTTAGAAAAGATAACAGTTGCTTTTCCTAATGAAGGTATCAAAGAATTAGCTACTAAATATGCTAAGCTTACAAAAATTTAA
- a CDS encoding peptidylprolyl isomerase gives MRKAIMETEKGTMEIEFYEKDAPNTVDNFCKLAKDGFYDGLTFHRVIPNFVIQGGCPKGDGTGGPGYTIDCELDGDNQYHDRGVLSMAHAGRNTGGSQFFICHSRDRTSHLDRNHTCFGKVVEGLEVIDDIRQGDVINKVTIKNK, from the coding sequence ATGAGAAAAGCAATAATGGAAACAGAAAAGGGAACAATGGAGATTGAATTTTATGAGAAGGATGCACCAAATACTGTAGATAACTTCTGTAAATTAGCGAAAGATGGTTTTTATGATGGGTTAACTTTCCATAGAGTTATTCCTAACTTTGTAATTCAAGGTGGTTGTCCTAAAGGTGATGGAACAGGAGGGCCTGGTTATACTATTGACTGTGAATTAGATGGAGATAATCAATATCATGATCGTGGTGTATTATCTATGGCTCATGCTGGAAGAAATACTGGAGGATCACAATTTTTTATCTGTCATAGTAGAGATAGAACTTCACATTTAGATAGAAATCATACTTGTTTTGGAAAGGTTGTAGAAGGTCTTGAGGTAATTGATGATATTAGACAAGGTGATGTAATTAATAAAGTAACGATTAAGAATAAGTAG